In a genomic window of Saccharothrix sp. HUAS TT1:
- a CDS encoding tyrosine-type recombinase/integrase, producing MGHVQDRWWKEERDPVTEKVTRVKTSLYGKGLRYKVRYLDPQNKEKSKSFPDRQKKRADDFLLEMESDKREGKYVDPKAGEIKFSKYVETWFGGQSQDAATQENLHNQVNKRLVPFFGGMAMKSISIPRVREWLGSMGDAGLSLRYQQLLFDRLSSILNAAVEEKIITGNPCKARSVQRPSPPERRVRPWPETRMRAVQLALPVEYKIALVLAAGTGLRQGEIFGLGVDEIDRDARELHVVRQVRIVANQLVYALPKSKKARTVPLGDGVLDALDDHMTAHPPVDVTLPWDRPGGDPVTVRLVLTMDGGAVRRQVFNMGIWRPAFEAAGLEYREREDGMHGLRHLYASSQLENGVSIKALSAHLGHHDPGFTLRTYTHLMPTSHDKSRKAANRLFKPKKRRDGLETA from the coding sequence GTGGGGCACGTCCAAGATCGTTGGTGGAAGGAGGAGCGCGACCCCGTGACGGAGAAAGTCACCAGAGTCAAGACCTCCTTGTACGGCAAGGGCCTGCGCTACAAGGTCCGCTACCTCGACCCGCAGAACAAGGAGAAGAGCAAGAGCTTCCCGGACCGCCAGAAGAAGCGGGCGGACGACTTCCTCCTAGAGATGGAGTCGGACAAGCGGGAGGGCAAGTACGTCGACCCCAAAGCCGGGGAGATCAAGTTCTCCAAGTACGTGGAGACCTGGTTCGGCGGTCAGTCCCAGGACGCCGCCACCCAGGAGAACCTGCACAACCAGGTGAACAAGCGCCTAGTCCCGTTCTTCGGCGGGATGGCCATGAAGTCGATCAGCATCCCGAGGGTCCGGGAGTGGCTGGGCTCGATGGGTGACGCGGGTCTGAGCCTCCGCTACCAGCAACTTCTGTTCGACCGGCTGTCTTCGATCCTGAATGCGGCGGTGGAGGAGAAGATCATCACCGGCAACCCGTGCAAGGCGCGGAGCGTGCAGCGGCCGTCACCGCCGGAGCGGCGCGTCAGGCCCTGGCCGGAGACGCGGATGCGGGCGGTCCAGCTCGCGCTGCCGGTCGAGTACAAGATCGCCTTGGTGCTCGCTGCGGGTACCGGCCTGCGCCAGGGCGAGATCTTCGGCCTGGGCGTGGACGAGATCGACCGGGACGCCCGTGAGCTGCACGTCGTCCGTCAAGTCAGGATCGTCGCCAACCAGCTCGTCTATGCCCTGCCCAAGAGCAAGAAGGCGCGAACGGTGCCGCTCGGTGACGGCGTCCTGGACGCGCTGGACGATCACATGACAGCGCACCCGCCGGTCGACGTCACGCTTCCATGGGACCGGCCGGGAGGTGATCCGGTGACCGTGCGCCTGGTGCTCACGATGGACGGCGGCGCGGTCAGGCGTCAGGTGTTCAACATGGGCATCTGGCGTCCGGCCTTCGAAGCAGCAGGGCTGGAATACCGGGAGCGGGAGGACGGGATGCACGGGCTCCGGCACCTCTACGCGTCCAGCCAGTTGGAGAACGGCGTATCCATCAAGGCTCTGTCCGCCCACCTCGGCCACCACGATCCGGGCTTCACGCTGCGGACCTACACGCACCTGATGCCGACCAGCCACGACAAGAGCCGCAAGGCCGCCAACCGCCTCTTCAAGCCCAAGAAGCGACGTGACGGCCTGGAGACGGCGTGA
- a CDS encoding helix-turn-helix transcriptional regulator, producing MNDRQGADRLWTVEDVSTYLGVPVKTLYQWKWRRYGPPVRKVGKYLRYVPAQVRRWVEDLDA from the coding sequence ATGAATGACAGGCAAGGGGCTGACCGGCTCTGGACCGTCGAAGACGTGTCCACCTACCTCGGTGTGCCGGTGAAGACGCTCTACCAGTGGAAGTGGCGTCGATACGGGCCGCCGGTGCGGAAGGTCGGCAAGTACCTCCGCTACGTGCCCGCCCAGGTGCGTCGGTGGGTCGAAGACCTGGACGCGTAG
- a CDS encoding replication initiator has protein sequence MTSAERARMPLSLDVVKAAAEQHGVCTRPVLREVVDLDTGEVRIVGVRCNSTQASKCPACADRNRRSRMAQCREGWHLDHEPIAERHAPTRDQVELVTYRSDLTAEYRQAVAEGALDQVEDLREGIREADTDLKREGVRGNLPAVERPGRTAPVRSTRRRQDTPNLPRRKVAKRTVGREFAGKYRPSTFITLTLDSYGKVGPDGAPVDPDSYDYRRAARDAVHFASLVDRWWQNLRRVVGFDAQYFGTVEPQRRITPHAHFAVRGSIPHKVIRQVTAATYLQVWWPDHDHLKYGGDRLPVWDMRTKAFVDPGTEQPLTTWADAVAELDAPAHVAEFGRQVHSKGILGGTEESGRHIGYLTKYLTKSITEVVDVDTSPRLADHADRLAAELAVTPCSERCAIWLLYGVQPKGVTSKTTPGHCKGKAHRRDTLGLPGRRVLVSRRWSGKTLAEHKADRATFVREALKAAGIAKPKDDRSRLQWGPVRPGDPHAPSRTELLMHMIAQRLTWQTEYQQAQATLARLTPSARDVSATPQVAA, from the coding sequence ATGACGTCGGCCGAACGTGCCCGGATGCCGTTGTCCCTCGACGTGGTCAAGGCGGCGGCCGAACAGCACGGCGTGTGCACCCGGCCCGTGCTGCGGGAGGTCGTGGACCTGGACACCGGAGAGGTGCGGATCGTCGGTGTCCGCTGCAACTCCACCCAGGCGTCCAAGTGCCCGGCCTGCGCCGACCGCAACCGCCGCTCTCGCATGGCTCAGTGTCGTGAGGGTTGGCACCTCGACCATGAACCCATCGCCGAACGGCACGCGCCGACCCGCGACCAGGTCGAGCTGGTGACCTACCGCTCGGACCTGACCGCCGAGTACCGCCAGGCCGTGGCGGAGGGCGCGCTCGATCAGGTGGAAGACCTCCGCGAAGGCATCCGGGAGGCGGACACCGATCTGAAGCGGGAGGGAGTCCGCGGGAACCTCCCCGCCGTGGAACGGCCCGGAAGAACGGCGCCGGTCAGGTCCACCCGGCGCAGGCAGGACACGCCGAACCTTCCCCGCCGGAAGGTCGCCAAGCGCACGGTCGGGCGTGAGTTCGCGGGCAAGTACCGGCCATCGACGTTCATCACGCTGACGCTCGATTCGTACGGCAAGGTCGGACCGGACGGTGCCCCGGTCGACCCGGACTCCTACGACTACCGGCGGGCGGCCAGGGACGCCGTGCACTTCGCCTCCCTGGTCGACCGGTGGTGGCAGAACCTCCGGCGGGTCGTCGGCTTCGATGCCCAGTACTTCGGCACGGTCGAGCCGCAACGCCGCATCACCCCGCACGCGCACTTCGCCGTGCGCGGCTCGATCCCGCACAAGGTCATCCGCCAGGTCACCGCTGCCACCTACCTCCAGGTCTGGTGGCCTGACCATGACCACCTCAAGTACGGCGGTGACCGGCTGCCGGTCTGGGACATGCGCACCAAGGCGTTCGTGGACCCCGGCACCGAGCAGCCCTTGACCACCTGGGCCGACGCCGTGGCCGAGCTGGACGCTCCGGCGCACGTGGCTGAGTTCGGCCGTCAAGTTCACTCGAAAGGCATCCTCGGCGGCACGGAGGAGTCCGGGCGGCACATCGGCTACCTGACCAAGTACCTCACCAAGTCCATCACCGAAGTGGTCGACGTCGACACCTCGCCCCGGCTCGCAGACCACGCGGACCGCCTGGCAGCGGAACTGGCCGTCACGCCGTGCTCGGAGCGATGCGCGATCTGGCTGCTCTACGGCGTCCAGCCCAAGGGCGTGACGTCCAAGACCACCCCTGGCCACTGCAAGGGCAAGGCGCACCGCCGAGACACCCTCGGCCTGCCCGGTCGCCGCGTCCTGGTCTCGCGCCGCTGGTCGGGCAAGACGCTCGCCGAGCACAAGGCGGACCGCGCCACGTTCGTCCGCGAAGCCCTCAAAGCCGCTGGCATCGCCAAGCCGAAAGACGACCGGTCGCGCCTCCAGTGGGGACCGGTCCGACCAGGTGACCCGCACGCCCCATCCCGGACCGAACTCCTCATGCACATGATCGCCCAGCGGCTCACCTGGCAGACGGAGTACCAGCAGGCTCAAGCCACGCTCGCGCGCCTAACGCCATCGGCGCGCGATGTTTCAGCAACGCCGCAGGTAGCGGCTTGA
- a CDS encoding FtsK/SpoIIIE domain-containing protein — protein MPGKLKWLAFIVALVWLLLVGVVRLVLVVVRYPVVTLVPLTAAWCWTRFGLSPLVLALLSLTAGLTVWAGLDRASFLRHVWFRLVTEYRRATVYVPRWRTTMRLAELAKDDRGREYRPKLRRVRSEGWRDRVRVRLIPAQAPEAWELRRDGLAHSFGAQSCRVRVVRPKVIELDFVHHDPLARSLPVPFLSDDADAVDLKRVVVGRTETGKPWRIRLQGNQVLGVGVQGAGKGSVLWSIIWHLAPAVRAGLVRLVGIDPKGGMELGQCPDAFARLVFDNGREAVELLEELAAEVKERAARYRGVRRLWARSNGEPFTVLVVDELADLIAYQPDKGLRERATRAIQTITSQGRAPGFCVLGLVQDPRKEVVGFRHLFGTRVALRLDESAQVDMVLGDGARARGAAAHEISEQTPGVAWVKTDGRGEPERARAFHVTDADLVELGVFLADAAVHEFPTRPDGTGEVAA, from the coding sequence ATGCCGGGCAAGCTGAAGTGGTTGGCGTTCATCGTGGCGCTGGTGTGGCTGCTGCTGGTCGGTGTCGTGCGCCTGGTGCTCGTCGTGGTCCGGTACCCGGTGGTCACGCTGGTGCCGCTGACGGCGGCCTGGTGCTGGACGCGGTTCGGGCTGTCGCCGCTGGTCCTGGCCTTGCTGAGCCTGACGGCGGGGCTCACTGTCTGGGCTGGCCTGGACCGGGCGTCGTTCCTGCGGCACGTGTGGTTCCGGCTGGTCACCGAGTACCGGCGGGCGACGGTGTACGTGCCGCGTTGGCGCACCACGATGCGCCTGGCCGAGCTGGCCAAGGACGACCGGGGACGTGAGTATCGGCCCAAACTGCGGCGGGTGCGATCCGAGGGATGGCGCGACCGGGTTCGGGTGCGGCTGATCCCGGCGCAGGCACCGGAGGCGTGGGAATTGCGCCGTGACGGGTTGGCGCACTCGTTCGGGGCGCAGTCGTGCCGGGTGCGAGTGGTGCGGCCGAAGGTGATCGAACTCGACTTCGTCCACCATGACCCGTTGGCACGGTCGCTGCCGGTGCCGTTCCTGTCCGACGATGCAGACGCGGTCGACCTCAAGCGAGTGGTGGTCGGGCGCACGGAGACCGGTAAGCCGTGGCGGATTCGCTTGCAGGGCAACCAAGTTCTTGGTGTCGGTGTGCAGGGTGCGGGCAAGGGCTCGGTCTTGTGGTCGATCATCTGGCACCTTGCTCCGGCGGTGCGGGCCGGACTCGTGCGCCTGGTGGGCATCGACCCCAAGGGCGGTATGGAGCTGGGGCAGTGCCCGGACGCGTTCGCCCGGCTGGTGTTCGACAACGGCCGTGAGGCGGTCGAGCTGCTGGAGGAGCTGGCGGCGGAAGTCAAGGAACGGGCCGCGCGGTACCGGGGTGTGAGGCGGCTGTGGGCGCGCTCGAACGGTGAGCCGTTCACGGTGCTCGTGGTGGATGAGCTGGCGGACCTGATCGCCTACCAGCCGGACAAGGGCCTTCGGGAGCGCGCCACCCGCGCCATCCAGACCATCACCTCACAGGGCCGTGCTCCGGGCTTCTGCGTCCTGGGCTTGGTGCAGGACCCGCGCAAGGAGGTTGTGGGATTCCGGCACCTGTTCGGCACCCGCGTGGCGCTGCGCTTGGACGAGTCGGCGCAGGTGGACATGGTCCTTGGCGACGGTGCCCGTGCTCGTGGTGCGGCGGCTCACGAGATCAGCGAGCAGACACCCGGCGTGGCTTGGGTGAAGACGGACGGCAGGGGAGAGCCGGAGCGGGCTCGGGCCTTCCACGTCACCGACGCGGACTTGGTCGAGCTGGGCGTGTTCCTGGCTGACGCGGCCGTGCACGAGTTCCCCACTCGACCGGATGGCACGGGGGAGGTGGCGGCGTGA
- a CDS encoding transcriptional regulator, whose product MTGVAGVKPKFAVFLRADSFGRAMALAGFRSEYALAKAMGLNRASVKRVRTGESMPGPGFIAGALKALAPMVFEDLFEVDDNEE is encoded by the coding sequence ATGACCGGTGTCGCCGGGGTCAAGCCGAAGTTCGCGGTATTCCTGCGGGCGGACTCGTTCGGGCGTGCGATGGCGTTGGCGGGGTTCCGGTCGGAGTACGCGTTGGCCAAGGCGATGGGGCTGAACCGGGCGTCGGTGAAGCGGGTCCGGACCGGCGAGTCGATGCCGGGTCCGGGGTTCATCGCCGGTGCGTTGAAGGCGCTCGCGCCGATGGTGTTCGAGGACCTGTTCGAGGTCGACGACAACGAGGAGTGA
- a CDS encoding GntR family transcriptional regulator, translated as MPVDPSSDRAVFRQIADELRSSIKDGTYGPGSRLPSENELAKRYDVTRVTVRRALGELAAEGLTVSQHGRGVFVRSTPVIVRASLARFSRKRRQEGDGAFAAEVKRLGMVPRQRLTEVGEIDPPDFVADALNLSSGEKVVVRRRVMFADDLPLQLADSYFASSLAAGTKLLDEDSGPGGSYARVEEEGHTLARFREDLTARMPTPEEARALQLGTGVPVVQLRRIAYDQDGRAVEVFDSVVAADKYQFTYEFDAPE; from the coding sequence GTGCCCGTTGATCCGTCTAGTGATCGAGCCGTCTTCCGGCAGATCGCGGACGAGTTGAGGTCGTCCATCAAGGACGGTACCTATGGTCCTGGCTCTCGACTGCCTTCGGAGAACGAACTCGCGAAGCGATACGACGTCACCAGGGTGACGGTCCGTCGAGCGCTCGGAGAGCTGGCCGCCGAAGGGCTGACCGTCTCGCAACATGGCCGTGGCGTTTTCGTGCGCTCGACTCCGGTGATCGTTCGAGCAAGCTTGGCCCGGTTCTCGCGCAAGCGGCGGCAAGAGGGCGACGGTGCTTTCGCGGCAGAGGTGAAGCGGCTTGGAATGGTGCCACGCCAGCGGTTGACCGAAGTCGGTGAGATCGACCCACCGGATTTTGTGGCTGATGCTCTGAACTTGAGCAGTGGTGAAAAAGTGGTGGTCAGGCGGCGGGTGATGTTCGCCGACGACCTACCGCTCCAGTTGGCGGACAGCTACTTCGCGAGCTCTTTGGCCGCTGGAACCAAGCTGCTCGATGAGGACTCCGGACCGGGCGGCTCGTATGCCAGGGTGGAGGAGGAGGGGCACACACTGGCGCGGTTTCGTGAGGATCTGACCGCGCGCATGCCCACTCCCGAGGAGGCACGAGCCCTGCAGCTTGGTACGGGCGTGCCGGTGGTTCAGCTCCGGAGGATCGCCTACGACCAGGACGGCCGGGCGGTGGAGGTCTTCGACAGCGTGGTTGCTGCCGACAAGTACCAGTTCACATACGAGTTCGACGCACCCGAGTAG
- a CDS encoding thioredoxin domain-containing protein: MTNRLASSTSPYLLQHAENPVHWWPWSPEAFAEARSRNVPVLLSVGYAACHWCHVMAHESFEDEGTAAYMNEHFVNVKVDREERPDVDAVYMAVTQALSGQGGWPMTCFLTPGGEPFYAGTYYPPTPHPGLPSFRQVLEAIEHAWREQGDQVRESAAGIVAQLAFQPLPQSTVDEEVLAGAVVSLLGHFDRVNAGFGGAPKFPPSTVLEFLLRHHERTGSVQALSMARATCDAMANGGLYDQLAGGFARYSVDAAWVVPHFEKMLYDNALLLRAYTHLSRRDDNPRYRAVVRETADFLIRDLGTPEGGFAASLDADTQGVEGATYVWTPAQLVQALGLATGARAAALYGVTDEGTFEHGTSTLRMLGEPDPEIAAKLLEVRDRRPQPGRDDKVVTAWNGMAIGALAEAGAVFGEPRWVEAAVAAASLVLDVHLVDGRLLRTSRNGVAGPAAGVLEDYGCFADGLLALHQATGDVRWFTAACALLDTALARFAGDEPGVYFDTADDAEALVQRPSDPSDNATPSGASSLASALVTASVLGGPSSYREAAEAAVARAGLLAAREPRFAGHWLSVAEALALGPVQVAVVGDAPDLVAAARTGVHGGGVVVAGAPDSAPLLADRPLVDGGPAVYVCRGYVCDRPVTTVGELAEALTVHR, from the coding sequence ATGACGAACCGGCTCGCGTCCTCGACCAGCCCGTACCTGCTCCAGCACGCCGAGAACCCGGTGCACTGGTGGCCGTGGTCGCCGGAGGCGTTCGCGGAGGCGCGCTCGCGGAACGTGCCGGTGCTGCTGTCGGTCGGGTACGCGGCGTGCCACTGGTGCCACGTGATGGCGCACGAGTCGTTCGAGGACGAGGGCACCGCGGCGTACATGAACGAGCACTTCGTCAACGTCAAGGTGGACCGCGAGGAGCGGCCGGACGTGGACGCGGTCTACATGGCGGTGACGCAGGCGCTCAGCGGCCAGGGCGGGTGGCCGATGACGTGCTTCCTCACCCCCGGCGGCGAGCCGTTCTACGCGGGCACGTACTACCCGCCGACGCCGCACCCCGGCCTGCCGTCGTTCCGGCAGGTGCTGGAGGCCATCGAGCACGCGTGGCGCGAGCAGGGCGACCAGGTGCGCGAGTCGGCGGCGGGGATCGTGGCGCAGCTGGCGTTCCAGCCGCTGCCGCAGTCCACTGTGGACGAGGAGGTGCTGGCGGGCGCGGTGGTGTCGCTGCTCGGCCACTTCGACCGGGTCAACGCCGGGTTCGGCGGCGCGCCGAAGTTCCCGCCGTCGACGGTGCTGGAGTTCCTGCTGCGCCACCACGAGCGGACCGGGTCGGTCCAGGCGCTGTCGATGGCGCGGGCGACGTGCGACGCGATGGCGAACGGCGGGCTGTACGACCAGCTGGCCGGCGGGTTCGCGCGCTACAGCGTGGACGCGGCGTGGGTGGTGCCGCACTTCGAGAAGATGTTGTACGACAACGCCTTGCTGCTGCGTGCCTACACGCACCTGAGCCGCCGTGACGACAACCCGCGGTACCGGGCGGTGGTGCGGGAGACCGCCGACTTCCTGATCCGCGACCTCGGCACGCCGGAGGGCGGGTTCGCGGCGTCGTTGGACGCGGACACCCAGGGTGTGGAGGGCGCGACCTACGTGTGGACGCCCGCGCAGTTGGTCCAGGCGCTGGGGTTGGCGACCGGAGCGCGCGCTGCGGCGCTCTACGGCGTGACGGACGAGGGCACGTTCGAGCACGGCACGTCGACGTTGCGGATGCTCGGCGAACCCGACCCGGAGATCGCCGCGAAGCTGCTGGAGGTGCGCGACCGCCGGCCGCAGCCGGGGCGTGACGACAAGGTCGTGACGGCGTGGAACGGGATGGCGATCGGCGCGCTGGCCGAGGCGGGCGCGGTGTTCGGCGAGCCGCGCTGGGTCGAGGCGGCCGTCGCGGCGGCGTCGCTGGTGCTGGACGTGCACCTGGTCGACGGGCGGCTGCTGCGCACGTCGCGCAACGGCGTCGCGGGCCCGGCGGCGGGGGTGCTGGAGGACTACGGCTGCTTCGCCGACGGCCTGCTGGCGCTGCACCAGGCCACCGGCGACGTCCGGTGGTTCACCGCCGCGTGCGCGCTGCTGGACACCGCGCTGGCGCGGTTCGCGGGCGACGAGCCCGGCGTCTACTTCGACACCGCCGACGACGCCGAGGCACTGGTGCAGCGGCCGTCGGACCCGTCGGACAACGCGACGCCGTCCGGCGCGTCGTCGCTGGCGTCCGCGCTGGTCACGGCGTCCGTGCTGGGCGGGCCGTCGAGCTACCGGGAGGCCGCCGAGGCCGCCGTCGCGCGAGCCGGGCTGCTGGCCGCCAGGGAGCCCCGGTTCGCCGGGCACTGGCTGAGCGTGGCCGAGGCGCTGGCGCTGGGCCCGGTGCAGGTGGCCGTGGTCGGCGACGCGCCGGACCTGGTCGCCGCCGCGCGGACCGGCGTGCACGGCGGCGGCGTGGTCGTCGCGGGCGCCCCCGACTCCGCACCGCTGCTGGCCGACCGACCGCTGGTGGACGGCGGCCCGGCGGTCTACGTGTGCCGGGGGTACGTGTGCGACCGGCCCGTGACGACGGTGGGCGAGCTGGCGGAGGCGCTGACCGTCCACCGGTAG
- the mca gene encoding mycothiol conjugate amidase Mca: MLEKLRLMAVHAHPDDESSKGAATMARYVAEGHEVMVVTCTGGEAGSILNPAMDRPDVLENIADVRRAEMARAAEILGVRHRWLGFVDSGLPEGDPLPPLPEGCFALVPLEESTPPLVEVIREFRPHVIVTYDENGGYPHPDHIRCHEVSVAAFDAAGDPERYPELGEPWQPLKLYYSHGFSRAKLVAFHDALLAEGLESPYAEWLAGWDADKPDVIERVTTRVECADFFPVRDEALKAHATQIDPESRWFAVPLEMQRSVWPTEEYELARSLVDSTVPEDDLFAGVQERVTA; the protein is encoded by the coding sequence ATGCTTGAGAAGCTGCGCCTGATGGCGGTGCACGCGCACCCCGACGACGAGTCCAGCAAGGGCGCCGCCACGATGGCCCGCTACGTCGCCGAGGGCCACGAGGTCATGGTCGTGACCTGCACGGGCGGTGAGGCGGGCAGCATCCTGAACCCCGCCATGGACCGCCCCGACGTGCTGGAGAACATCGCCGACGTGCGGCGCGCCGAGATGGCCCGCGCCGCCGAGATCCTGGGTGTGCGGCACCGCTGGCTGGGTTTCGTCGACTCGGGCCTGCCCGAGGGCGACCCGCTGCCGCCGCTGCCCGAGGGCTGCTTCGCCCTCGTCCCGCTGGAGGAGTCGACGCCCCCGCTGGTCGAGGTGATCCGCGAGTTCCGCCCGCACGTGATCGTCACCTACGACGAGAACGGCGGCTACCCGCACCCCGACCACATCCGCTGCCACGAGGTGTCGGTGGCCGCGTTCGACGCGGCGGGCGACCCGGAGCGCTACCCCGAGCTGGGTGAGCCGTGGCAGCCGCTGAAGCTGTACTACTCGCACGGGTTCTCCCGCGCGAAGCTCGTGGCGTTCCACGACGCCCTGCTCGCGGAGGGCCTGGAGTCCCCGTACGCCGAGTGGCTGGCGGGCTGGGACGCCGACAAGCCGGACGTGATCGAGCGGGTGACCACCCGGGTCGAGTGCGCCGACTTCTTCCCGGTGCGCGACGAGGCGCTGAAGGCCCACGCCACCCAGATCGACCCGGAGAGCCGCTGGTTCGCCGTGCCGCTGGAGATGCAGCGCTCGGTGTGGCCGACGGAGGAGTACGAGCTGGCCCGGTCGCTGGTCGACAGCACCGTGCCCGAGGACGACTTGTTCGCGGGCGTCCAGGAGAGGGTGACAGCGTGA
- a CDS encoding DUF4307 domain-containing protein has product MALPEGRYGAPRRTLPRWARWSLPVIAVLVGGLVAWVGYRNLGTMPVEAKQTAFEVVGDSSVEITFEVVRETPERPVVCIVRARAQDGDEAGRREVLVEPGADTVRATTVLRTSKVPVTGEVFGCSYQVPAYLSTR; this is encoded by the coding sequence GTGGCACTGCCGGAGGGCCGGTACGGCGCGCCGCGCAGGACCCTGCCCCGGTGGGCGCGCTGGTCACTGCCCGTGATCGCGGTGCTGGTGGGCGGGTTGGTCGCGTGGGTCGGCTACCGCAACCTCGGCACCATGCCCGTCGAGGCCAAGCAGACGGCGTTCGAGGTGGTGGGCGACAGCTCCGTCGAGATCACGTTCGAGGTGGTCAGGGAGACGCCGGAGCGGCCGGTGGTGTGCATCGTGCGCGCCCGGGCGCAGGACGGCGACGAGGCGGGGCGGCGCGAGGTGCTGGTCGAGCCCGGCGCCGACACCGTGCGCGCCACGACCGTGCTCCGGACGTCCAAGGTCCCGGTCACCGGCGAGGTGTTCGGCTGCTCCTACCAGGTTCCGGCGTACCTGTCCACGAGGTAG
- the greA gene encoding transcription elongation factor GreA — MTVSDTEVTWLTQEAYDRLKGELDEMIENRPVIAAEINARREEGDLRENGGYHAAREEQGKQEARIRQLQELLRVAKVGEAPTVSGVAAPGMVLTVRYDGDDETEEFLLATREEGAHGALEVYSPSSPLGKALLGAKEGEAREYELPNGSTMKVTLIKAVPYAG, encoded by the coding sequence GTGACCGTGAGCGACACTGAGGTGACCTGGCTGACCCAGGAGGCCTACGACCGGCTCAAGGGGGAGCTGGACGAGATGATCGAGAATCGCCCGGTCATTGCTGCGGAGATCAACGCGCGTCGTGAAGAGGGTGACCTCCGCGAGAACGGCGGGTACCACGCGGCCCGTGAGGAGCAGGGCAAGCAGGAGGCCCGCATCCGCCAGCTGCAGGAGCTGCTGAGGGTCGCCAAGGTCGGCGAGGCGCCCACGGTGTCGGGGGTCGCGGCTCCCGGCATGGTGCTGACCGTCCGCTACGACGGGGACGACGAGACCGAGGAGTTCCTGCTCGCCACCCGTGAGGAGGGCGCGCACGGCGCCCTGGAGGTCTACTCGCCGTCGTCACCGCTGGGCAAGGCGTTGCTCGGCGCGAAGGAGGGCGAGGCGCGGGAGTACGAGCTGCCCAACGGCAGCACGATGAAGGTCACCCTGATCAAGGCCGTGCCGTACGCCGGCTGA
- a CDS encoding Lrp/AsnC family transcriptional regulator, whose product MASDSQAEHSDQAVDALDARLLLLLTDEPRLGVLECSRRLGVARGTVQARLDRLVARGVLTGFPPALDLAAMGYGLTAFAVLEIAQGRRHEVSEGLAAINEVCEVHATTGPGDLFARVVARSNADLQRVIDSIVDVPGVQRLSTSIALSTPVAPRVRPLLERTTRPERAK is encoded by the coding sequence ATGGCTTCCGATTCGCAAGCTGAACACTCTGACCAGGCCGTCGACGCCCTGGACGCGCGGCTGTTGCTGCTGCTCACGGACGAGCCGAGGTTGGGCGTGCTGGAGTGCTCGCGACGGCTGGGCGTGGCCCGCGGCACGGTGCAGGCGAGGCTGGACCGGCTGGTGGCGCGCGGCGTGCTGACCGGCTTCCCGCCGGCGCTCGACCTGGCCGCGATGGGCTACGGGCTGACCGCGTTCGCCGTGCTGGAGATCGCCCAGGGGCGGCGGCACGAGGTGTCCGAGGGCCTGGCCGCGATCAACGAGGTGTGCGAGGTGCACGCGACGACCGGGCCGGGCGACCTGTTCGCGCGGGTCGTGGCCCGGTCCAACGCCGACCTGCAGCGGGTGATCGACTCGATCGTGGACGTGCCGGGCGTGCAGCGGCTGTCCACGTCGATCGCCCTGTCGACCCCGGTCGCCCCCCGGGTCCGCCCCCTGCTGGAGCGCACCACGCGACCGGAGCGCGCCAAGTGA